One Bombus pascuorum chromosome 4, iyBomPasc1.1, whole genome shotgun sequence DNA segment encodes these proteins:
- the LOC132905765 gene encoding sodium channel protein para isoform X24 — protein MSEDSDSVSEEERSLFRPFTRESLAAIEARIAEEHAKQKELEKKRAEGEGGFGRKKKKKEVRYDDEDEDEGPQPDQMLEQGAPIPVRLHNEFPPELASTPLEDIDSFYHNQRTFVVISKGKDIFRFSATDAMWILDPFNPIRRVAIYILVHPLFSLFIITTILVNCILMIMPTTPTIESTEVIFTGIYTFESAVKVMARGFILQPFTYLRDAWNWLDFVVIALAYVTMGIDLGNLAALRTFRVLRALKTVAIVPGLKTIVGAVIESVKNLRDVIILTMFSLSVFALMGLQIYMGVLTQKCIKNFPEDGSWGNLTDENWERFVSNETNWYVDEAKNMPLCGNSSGAGQCLPGYTCLQGYGENPNYGYTSFDTFGWALLSAFRLMTQDYWENLYQLVLRSAGPWHMLFFIVIIFLGSFYLVNLILAIVAMSYDELQKKAEEEEAAEEEAIREAEEAALAKENKLAAQAAAREAAAVAAVAAADQIVKSPSDFSCHSYELFVGQEKGNDDNNKERMSIRSIESVSEHRVKQINNHTATTKPRKVSAASLSLPGSPFNLRRSSRGSHQFTIRNGRGRFVGPPGGDRKPLVLSTFLDAQEHLPYADDSNAVTPMSEENGTIVVPVYYANLGSRHSSYTSHASRLSYTSHGDLIGGIANAGKPMTKESQLRIRSVRPPSVNGHFTDSNQKYHYEGDLEDPMGKAKQQDNPFIEPSQQHAVVDMKDVMVLNDIIEQAAGRQSRTPEQGVSTYYFPTDDDEEGPKFKDKLLAAVLRCIDIFCVWDCCWLWLEFQKYVSLVVFDPFVELFITLCIVVNTLFMALDHHDMDKDMEKVLKTGNYFFTATFGIEATLKLIAMSPKYYFQEGWNIFDFIIVALSLLELGLEGVQGLSVLRSFRLLRVFKLAKSWPTLNLLISIMGRTVGALGNLTFVLCIIIFIFAVMGMQLFGKNYTDNVDRFPDGDLPRWNFTDFMHSFMIVFRVLCGEWIESMWDCMLVGDVSCIPFFLATVVIGNLVVLNLFLALLLSNFGSSNLSAPTADNDTNKIAEAIDRIARFIKWIKRNVLYLAKMMRAKLTNQISDQAPDGIDRDGDLDLADGELDAYRDKKSAKEINQLEVAIGDGMEFTIHGDLKNKLKKGKLCMNNSKVIANSINHRDYRLDNDYINQNEDDTISNKSYGSHKNRAFKDESHKGSMDSLDGEEKKDASKEDLEQEEDLGEEGEEGEGVLGDAIIQADEDPIESDYPADCCPENCYKKFPFLAGDDDAPFWQGWANLRLKTFQLIENKYFETAVILMILLSSMALALEDVHLQQRPILQDILYYMDRIFTVIFFLEMLIKWLALGFKKYFTNAWCWLDFIIVMVSLINFVASLCGAGGIQAFKTMRTLRALRPLRAMSRMQGMRVVVNALVQAIPSIFNVLLVCLIFWLIFAIMGVQLFAGKYFKCVDANKTTLSHEIIPDRNACLAENYTWENSPMNFDHVGKAYLCLFQVATFKGWIQIMNDAIDSRELNKQPIRETNIYMYFYFVFFIIFGSFFTLNLFIGVIIDNFNEQKKKAGGSLEMFMTEDQKKYYNAMKKMGSKKPLKAIPRPRWRPQAIVFEIVTDKKFDMIIMLFIGLNMLTMTLDHYQQTQTFSDVLDYLNMIFIVIFTSECLMKIFALRYHYFKEPWNLFDFVVVILSILGLVLSDIIEKYFVSPTLLRVVRVAKVGRVLRLVKGAKGIRTLLFALAMSLPALFNICLLLFLVMFIFAIFGMSFFMHVKDKSGLDDVYNFKTFGQSMILLFQMSTSAGWDGVLDGIINEEDCQEPNNEIGYPGNCGSSTIGIAYLLSYLVISFLIVINMYIAVILENYSQATEDVQEGLTDDDYDMYYEIWQQFDPDGTQYIRYDQLSDFLDVLEPPLQIHKPNKYKIVSMDIPICKGDMMFCVDILDALTKDFFARKGNPIEESAEIEVQTRPGEAGYEPVSSTLWRQREEYCARLIQNAWRKHKQQRLGGPSEESDDADTDPRVRQTAVLVESDGFVTKNGHRVVIHSRSPSVTSRTADV, from the exons GTTCGGTATgacgacgaggacgaggacgaggGTCCTCAGCCGGATCAGATGCTCGAGCAAGGAGCACCGATTCCGGTCCGACTGCACAACGAATTTCCACCCGAGTTGGCCTCCACACCTCTCGAGGATATCGATAGCTTCTATCATAACCAAAGg ACCTTCGTCGTCATCAGCAAGGGAAAGGACATATTCAGGTTCTCAGCGACAGATGCGATGTGGATCCTCGACCCGTTCAACCCAATACGACGTGTGGCCATTTACATATTGGTTCACCCACTGTTCTCCCTCTTCATTATCACTACAATATTGGTTAACTGCATACTCATGATCATGCCCACTACGCCCACCATCGAGTCTACGGA AGTGATATTTACGGGCATCTACACATTTGAGTCCGCCGTTAAGGTGATGGCGAGGGGTTTCATTCTGCAGCCTTTTACCTATCTTAGAGATGCATGGAATTGGCTCGACTTCGTAGTTATAGCTTTAGC TTATGTGACGATGGGCATAGATCTAGGCAACCTTGCCGCTCTCAGGACATTTCGAGTCCTCCGAGCCTTGAAGACTGTCGCTATTGTACCAG GTCTGAAAACCATTGTCGGCGCTGTGATAGAATCCGTGAAGAACCTGCGCGATGTGATAATCCTGACGATGTTCTCTCTTTCCGTCTTTGCGCTGATGGGCCTCCAGATTTACATGGGGGTGCTCACGCAAAAGTGTATAAAGAACTTTCCCGAGGACGGCTCCTGGGGCAATCTCACCGATGAAAACTGGGAGCGATTCGTTAGCAATGAAA cTAATTGGTACGTGGACGAGGCGAAAAACATGCCTTTGTGTGGAAATTCATCTGGAGCAGG GCAGTGCCTTCCTGGCTACACGTGTTTACAAGGATACGGTGAAAATCCGAATTATGGTTACACGAGTTTCGACACCTTTGGCTGGGCTCTACTCTCCGCTTTTCGTTTGATGACGCAAGATTATTGGGAAAATCTGTATCAACTGGTGCTTAGATCGGCCGGTCCATGGCATATGTTGTTCTTTATCGTGATCATTTTCCTCGGCTCCTTTTATCTGGTTAACTTAATCCTCGCTATTGTCGCGATGTCTTATGACGAGTTGCAAAAGAAAGCTGAAGAAGAGGAAGCTGCTGAGGAAGAAGCCATAAGA GAAGCCGAGGAAGCAGCTCTAGCGAAAGAGAATAAGCTGGCGGCGCAGGCGGCGGCTCGGGAGGCGGCAGCCGTTGCGGCGGTGGCCGCCGCCGATCAGATCGTCAAATCACCGTCAGACTTCTCATGTCATAGCTATGAACTGTTTGTTGGTCAGGAAAAAGGGAACGACGATAACAACAAGGAGAGGATGAGCATACGTTCGATCGAGTCAGTCAGCGAGCATAGAGTGAAACAGATCAACAATCACACGGCCACCACTAAACCACGAAAAGTCAGCGCT GCGAGTCTTAGTCTGCCTGGTTCACCGTTCAATCTCCGTCGAAGCAGCCGCGGTAGCCATCAGTTCACGATCAGAAATGGCCGGGGCCGTTTCGTCGGACCGCCAGGAGGCGACCGGAAGCCGTTGGTCCTGTCGACGTTCCTCGACGCCCAGGAACACCTGCCATACGCGGACGACTCGAACGCGGTCACGCCAATGTCCGAGGAGAATGGCACGATCGTCGTGCCTGTCTACTACGCGAATCTTGGGTCCAGGCACTCGTCGTACACGTCGCACGCATCACGGCTTTCGTACACGTCCCATGGTGATTTGATCGGTGGAATAGCAAACGCGGGGAAACCGATGACGAAGGAGAGCCAGCTGAGAATCAGATCTGTCAGGCCACCATCCGTGAATGGCCATTTCACGGATTCTAATCAGAAGTACCATTAC GAGGGTGATCTAGAAGATCCTATGGGCAAGGCAAAGCAACAAGACAATCCGTTTATAGAGCCTTCGCAACAACATGCCGTAGTTGATATGAaag ACGTGATGGTGCTGAACGATATCATAGAACAGGCCGCGGGTCGACAGAGCAGAACACCGGAGCAAGGAG TTTCGACCTATTACTTTCCGACAGACGACGATGAAGAAGGGCCAAAGTTTAAGGACAAATTGTTGGCCGCGGTGCTACGTTGCATCGATATCTTCTGCGTGTGGGATTGTTGCTGGTTGTGGCTTGAGTTTCAAAAATACGTGTCTCTTGTGGTGTTCGATCCATTCGTAGAGTTGTTCATCACCCTTTGTATCGTCGTCAATACATTGTTCATGGCGCTCGATCATCACGATATGGACAAGGATATGGAAAAAGTGCTCAAGACAGGAAACTAC ttCTTCACGGCAACATTCGGTATCGAGGCAACGCTGAAACTGATAGCAATGAGTCcgaaatattactttcaagaAGGATGGAATATTTTCGACTTCATTATCGTCGCTCTTTCGCTTCTGGAATTGGGATTAGAAGGTGTCCAAGGTCTCTCCGTATTGCGATCGTTCAGATTG TTAAGAGTGTTCAAACTGGCGAAGTCGTGGCCTACGTTGAATCTGCTAATTTCCATCATGGGCAGAACAGTAGGAGCGCTGGGTAACCTGACGTTCGTGTTATGTATCATCATCTTCATTTTCGCCGTGATGGGTATGCAATTGTTTGGGAAGAACTATACGGACAACGTCGATCGGTTCCCCGATGGAGATCTACCGAGATGGAATTTCACCGATTTTATGCATTCGTTCATGATCGTGTTTCGCGTACTCTGTGGAGAGTGGATCGAGTCTATGTGGGATTGTATGCTTGTGGGCGACGTCTCTTGCATACCATTCTTTCTGGCTACTGTTGTCATCGGTAATCTGGTT GTGCTGAATCTCTTCTTGGCTTTGTTGCTGAGCAACTTCGGTTCGTCGAATCTATCGGCGCCGACCGCGGACAACGATACGAACAAGATCGCGGAGGCGATCGATCGAATAGCACGATTTATTAAGTGGATCAAGCGAAATGTCCTTTATCTTGCTAAAATGATGCGAGCCAAACTCACCAATCAGATATCCGATCAGGCGCCAG ATGGAATTGATCGCGATGGGGACCTAGATCTTGCAGATGGAGAGCTGGATGCGTATAGAGATAAAAAGAGTGCCAAGGAGATAAACCAACTCGAAGTTGCTATCGGAGATGGAATGGAATTTACCATCCATG gAGATCTAAAGAATAAATTGAAGAAGGGTAAACTGTGCATGAACAACAGCAAAGTTATAGCAAATTCGATAAACCATCGTGACTACAGGCTGGACAACGATTATATTAATCAGAACGAGGATGATACCATCAg TAATAAATCATATGGCAGCCACAAGAATAGAGCGTTCAAGGACGAAAGTCATAAGGGAAGTATGGACTCGTTGGATGgtgaagaaaagaaggatGCGAGTAAAGAAGACCTGGAACAAGAAGAAG ATCTTGGAGAAGAGGGAGAGGAGGGAGAAGGCGTCCTAGGAGATGCAATTATCCAAGCAGACGAAGATCCCATCGAATCCGACTATCCGGCTGACTGTTGTCCAGAAAATTGTTACAAGAAATTCCCGTTCTTAGCTGGTGACGATGACGCTCCATTTTGGCAAGGTTGGGCCAACTTGAGACTGAAGACCTTCCAACTAATTGAGAACAAGTATTTTGAGACTGCCGTCATTTTGATGATCCTTTTGAGTAGTATGGCTCTC GCCTTGGAAGATGTGCATCTTCAACAACGACCCATTCTGCAAGATATCTTATACTACATGGACCGAATATTTACTGTGATTTTCTTCCTCGAAATGTTAATCAAATGGTTGGCTCTCGGCTTCAAAAAGTACTTCACGAACGCTTGGTGCTGGCTTGATTTCATCATTGTCATG GTGTCACTCATTAACTTCGTAGCGTCGCTCTGTGGCGCTGGCGGGATCCAAGCCTTCAAAACAATGAGGACCCTAAGGGCCCTAAGGCCACTCAGGGCGATGTCTAGAATGCAGGGAATGCGG GTAGTCGTCAACGCTTTGGTTCAAGCCATTCCATCCATTTTCAACGTGTTACTGGTGTGTCTTATCTTCTGGTTGATCTTCGCCATTATGGGTGTACAGCTTTTTGCCGGCAAATATTTCAAg TGCGTAGATGCCAATAAAACAACACTCAGCCACGAAATAATCCCTGACCGAAATGCCTGTTTGGCTGAGAACTATACCTGGGAGAATTCTCCGATGAATTTCGACCACGTAGGAAAGGCTTATCTGTGCTTGTTCCAAGTGGCCACGTTTAAAGGATGGATTCAGATCATGAATGACGCGATAGATTCTAGGGAG CTCAACAAACAACCAATTCGTGAAACAAACATCTACatgtatttctattttgtATTCTTCATTATATTCGGATCGTTTTTTACCCTTAATCTATTCATTGGTGTGATCATCGATAACTTCAACGAGCAGAAGAAAAAGGCGGGTGGTTCCCTCGAGATGTTCATGACGGAAGACcagaagaaatattacaacGCTATGAAAAAGATGGGTAGCAAGAAACCATTGAAAGCCATTCCACGTCCAAGA TGGAGGCCGCAGGCGATAGTGTTTGAAATAGTGACGGACAAAAAGTTCGATATGATAATCATGTTGTTCATCGGACTGAATATGCTTACGATGACGTTGGACCACTATCAACAAACTCAGACTTTCAGCGATGTTCTGGACTATCTAAACATGATATTCATTGTGATATTCACCAGCGAGTGTCTCATGAAGATCTTCGCTCTGCGTTACCACTATTTCAAGGAGCCATGGAACCTCTTTGattttgttgttgttatattgtcaatattag GTCTGGTTCTCAGCGATattattgagaaatatttcgtatcgCCGACCTTGCTCCGTGTAGTAAGGGTGGCAAAAGTCGGTCGTGTGCTTCGACTCGTAAAAGGTGCTAAGGGTATTCGAACTCTTCTCTTCGCCCTGGCGATGTCGTTACCAGCTCTCTTCAATATTTGCCTATTACTGTTTTTGGTGATGTTTATCTTCGCGATTTTTGGAATGTCATTCTTCATGCACGTGAAAGACAAGAGCGGACTGGATGATGTATACAATTTCAAAACGTTCGGCCAGTCGATGATATTGCTATTCCAG ATGTCAACGTCTGCCGGTTGGGATGGCGTCCTCGACGGTATAATAAACGAGGAGGACTGCCAGGAACCGAACAACGAGATAGGATATCCGGGCAACTGTGGTTCGTCCACGATCGGCATCGCCTATCTTCTCTCGTACCTGGTGATCAGCTTCTTGATCGTGATAAACATGTACATCGCCGTGATCTTGGAGAATTACTCCCAAGCTACCGAGGATGTGCAGGAGGGTCTGACGGATGACGACTACGACATGTACTACGAGATCTGGCAACAGTTCGACCCAGATGGAACGCAGTACATCAGATACGATCAGCTGTCCGATTTCTTGGACGTGCTGGAGCCGCCGTTACAGATACACAAGCCAAACAAGTATAAGATCGTATCTATGGACATCCCGATATGCAAGGGAGATATGATGTTCTGCGTAGACATTCTGGATGCTCTCACGAAAGACTTCTTCGCGCGCAAGGGTAATCCGATCGAGGAGTCGGCAGAGATCGAGGTTCAGACGCGTCCAGGTGAGGCTGGTTACGAACCAGTTTCCTCGACTCTGTGGCGTCAGCGTGAGGAGTATTGCGCGCGTCTGATTCAGAACGCCTGGAGAAAGCACAAGCAACAACGTCTAGGCGGACCAAGCGAAGAAAGCGACGACGCTGACACCGATCCACGGGTCAGACAGACCGCGGTCTTGGTCGAGAGTGACGGTTTCGTGACGAAAAATGGCCACAGAGTCGTCATACATAGCCGATCGCCGAGCGTAACCTCGAGAACCGCGGACGTCTGA